In the Flavobacterium sp. 90 genome, AGAAAAAAAATCAATGGAATTAAAGATTCTAAAAAATCAGCTGAATCCACATTTTCTCTTTAATACATTGAATAATCTATACACTTTAACCTTAAAAAAAGATGAGAAAGCGCCTGAAGTAATTGCTAAATTATCTGAAATCTTAGATTTTGTATTGTACCGCTGTAACGAAGATTATGTTTCTATCGAAAAAGAAATCACTTTAATTGAAAATTATATTGCATTGGAAAAACTCCGCTACAGCGAAAACAGATTAGGTATTTCATTTGCTAAAAACATTGAAGTAAGCAACAAAATATCGCCTTTAATTGTATTAACTTTCATTGAAAATGCCTTTAAACACGGTGTAATTAACGAAACTGAAAAGGCAATAATTTCTTTGCATTTAGAAAGCAAAAAAGAACAAATCGTTTTTAGCATTGAAAACACAAAACCTAAAAATGATTTTGGGAAGATCTCAGATAAATCTAAAATTGGTTTAGACAATGTTCGCAAACAATTGGATTTATTATATCCAAAAAAGCATCACTTAGAAATTGAAGAAACGCAAACTAGTTATACCGTTAAACTTTACCTCAACATTTAATTGTAAAATCATAAAAATGAAAATCACGAAGATGTTTTAAAAACTATTACAAAACTCTTAAATTAGATTTTCTAAAAAATATTCTTTTTTAAATGAAATACAAGTGCATCATCGTTGACGATGAACCTTTGGCAAGAGAATTAATTGCTTCGCATTTAGTGAATTTTGAAAATTTCGAACTAATCGATTCTTTCGAAAATGCACTTAAAGCTTATACGTTTCTGGAAACAAATACAGTTGATTTAATCTTTTTAGATATAGAAATGCCGCTATTAAAAGGCAATGAATTTTTAAAAAAACTAAAGA is a window encoding:
- a CDS encoding sensor histidine kinase — protein: MNFIQKIDIKRVALHCFYWIFFLFFYYSNKSDNENSYAFLFIYSWKIVAQASVGYGLIYWIIPQTLNKKKYLLFIVSSLGWLYFVYALLMILKFYYLEPKFPGFFDDWLGHKMTVPERLTSVKLILREFSFITYPVIILGFISFNRKQQRLLKLEEEKKSMELKILKNQLNPHFLFNTLNNLYTLTLKKDEKAPEVIAKLSEILDFVLYRCNEDYVSIEKEITLIENYIALEKLRYSENRLGISFAKNIEVSNKISPLIVLTFIENAFKHGVINETEKAIISLHLESKKEQIVFSIENTKPKNDFGKISDKSKIGLDNVRKQLDLLYPKKHHLEIEETQTSYTVKLYLNI